One stretch of Rosistilla oblonga DNA includes these proteins:
- a CDS encoding Do family serine endopeptidase, which yields MSITKFRKHKAPWITGFAIAAMIGSTAAVHLQAESNPPRVTAAVANANSLSEAFRETARVVAPSVVTITSETEVASPAPRQGQPMNDEMMKRFFGEGSPFGEMFRGQPQMQPFHKPSAESNTRTGIGSGVIIDASGLILTNNHVVADATNVMVKLADGREFQASEVKTDPKTDLAVLKIDGASDLVAARLGNSDRIEIGDWVLALGQPFGLEGTVTAGIISAKSRGIGITARENFLQTDAAINPGNSGGPLVNLAGEVIGINTAISSRSGGNNGVGFAIPIDEAKWVSDQLIKDGVVRRAMLGVGIQKVSHELASSFGVESNHGVLVTEVVKGSPAEKAGLKSGDVILSFSGREVHDPRGLQNVVEQCAVGSKQKVEIMRDGSKMTIEAVCEVQPEAGLSNKASESAASKIESLGMEVGNLTEDLARKLGVKEVAGVVITNVEPGSVADRAGLKAGNVITQVERKSVDSVDQFQAMTKDHDLSDALLLLVKTDQGSRYVILKSGK from the coding sequence CACCGGTTTCGCGATCGCGGCGATGATCGGTTCGACAGCGGCGGTTCACCTACAAGCCGAATCGAATCCGCCGCGGGTGACCGCAGCGGTTGCCAACGCAAACTCGTTGAGCGAAGCGTTTCGCGAAACCGCTCGGGTCGTGGCACCGTCGGTCGTCACGATCACGTCGGAGACCGAAGTCGCCAGCCCGGCACCGCGGCAAGGCCAACCGATGAACGACGAGATGATGAAGCGGTTCTTCGGCGAAGGGTCTCCTTTCGGTGAGATGTTCCGCGGTCAACCGCAGATGCAGCCGTTCCACAAGCCGTCGGCTGAATCGAACACTCGCACCGGGATCGGATCGGGAGTGATCATCGACGCTTCGGGGTTGATCCTGACGAACAACCACGTCGTCGCGGATGCTACCAACGTGATGGTGAAATTGGCCGATGGACGCGAGTTCCAAGCTTCGGAAGTCAAAACCGATCCGAAGACCGACCTGGCTGTCTTGAAGATCGATGGAGCCAGCGATTTGGTTGCCGCTCGACTTGGAAATAGCGATCGGATCGAGATCGGCGACTGGGTGTTGGCCTTGGGACAACCCTTCGGTCTCGAAGGAACGGTCACCGCTGGGATCATCAGCGCCAAGAGTCGTGGGATTGGAATCACGGCGCGGGAGAACTTCCTGCAAACCGATGCGGCGATCAACCCTGGAAACAGTGGTGGTCCGTTGGTGAACCTGGCGGGTGAAGTGATCGGTATCAACACCGCGATCTCGTCGCGCAGCGGCGGCAACAACGGTGTCGGATTTGCAATTCCGATCGACGAAGCCAAGTGGGTTAGCGATCAATTGATCAAAGACGGTGTCGTGCGTCGAGCGATGTTGGGCGTTGGAATCCAGAAGGTCAGTCACGAACTGGCTTCTTCGTTCGGCGTCGAATCGAATCACGGCGTGTTGGTTACCGAAGTTGTGAAAGGTTCGCCAGCCGAGAAGGCGGGCCTGAAGTCGGGCGATGTGATCCTGTCGTTCAGTGGACGCGAGGTTCACGATCCACGCGGTTTGCAGAACGTCGTTGAACAGTGTGCTGTCGGTTCGAAGCAGAAGGTCGAGATCATGCGTGACGGCAGCAAGATGACAATCGAAGCTGTCTGCGAAGTTCAGCCCGAAGCGGGATTGTCTAACAAAGCCAGCGAATCCGCTGCTTCGAAGATCGAATCGCTCGGGATGGAGGTCGGTAATTTGACCGAAGACCTGGCGCGGAAACTTGGTGTCAAGGAAGTTGCGGGGGTGGTTATCACCAACGTGGAACCTGGCAGCGTTGCCGACCGTGCGGGATTAAAAGCTGGGAACGTGATCACTCAAGTCGAACGTAAATCGGTCGACTCGGTCGATCAGTTCCAAGCGATGACCAAGGATCACGATCTGTCCGATGCCCTGCTGTTGCTGGTCAAGACGGATCAAGGTTCGCGGTACGTGATTCTGAAGTCGGGAAAATAA